From a region of the Chiloscyllium punctatum isolate Juve2018m chromosome 1, sChiPun1.3, whole genome shotgun sequence genome:
- the LOC140478804 gene encoding neuropeptide Y receptor type 5-like, which translates to MDFEDKNESNITVTLYNRNNTMAYGLGLPSWDDYNGSIHDIKYLLVGVYTLITILGLLGNFFVVIALCKNLKQKSIINFLIGNLALSDILILLFCSPFTLTYVLLDQWIFGEIMCYIVPFVQCVSVMVSILMLMSIAMVRYHMISNPLSNHFTINTGYLLMGTVWIIGFTICSPLPIFHKIIDLSETVHLDTLKNTYLCIESWPSDSYRIAYTLSLLIIQYILPIVCLTISHASVCRKISVTVPSRQGRSEESEMINLTIHQPANKQFQAQQTNVQGWNYSFLRKHKKRYSKKCASVMPVMAKVQDNGKTHNDLFLIHGSDSTQPLPSSFLPGVPVCFEVKAVESEELADSHNVPVTPKSITRLRKRSRIVFYKLTIVIVAFTVSWMPLHIFHLVTDFNANLISNRHFKLVYCICHLLGLLSCCLNPVLYGFLNNGIKSSLQSLVKCFWL; encoded by the coding sequence ATGGATTTTGAAGACAAAAATGAAAGTAATATCACTGTCACTTTATATAATAGGAACAACACTATGGCATATGGACTGGGACTCCCTTCTTGGGATGATTATAATGGAAGTATTCATGATATAAAATATTTACTGGTTGGAGTCTACACACTTATTACTATTCTAGGACTTCTTGGCAACTTCTTTGTTGTAATTGCACTGTGTAAAAATCTAAAACAGAAATCAATCATTAATTTTCTGATTGGAAATTTAGCCTTATCTGATATTTTAATTCTGTTGTTCTGTTCACCATTTACACTGACATATGTTCTTTTAGACCAGTGGATCTTTGGGGAGATCATGTGTTATATAGTGCCATTTGTTCAGTGTGTGTCGGTCATGGTCTCTATACTCATGCTAATGTCAATTGCCATGGTTAGGTATCATATGATAAGCAATCCATTATCCAATCATTTTACCATAAATACTGGATATTTGCTAATGGGAACTGTGTGGATTATTGGATTTACTATTTGCTCACCATTACCTATCTTTCATAAAATCATAGACCTAAGTGAAACTGTTCACTTGGATACCTTAAAAAATACATACTTGTGCATTGAGTCATGGCCATCTGACTCTTACAGAATTGCCTATACCTTATCCTTATTAATCATCCAATATATTTTGCCAATAGTTTGTCTAACAATCAGCCATGCTAGTGTTTGCAGAAAAATAAGTGTTACGGTGCCAAGCAGACAAGGGAGATCTGAGGAGAGTGAAATGATAAATTTAACCATACACCAACCAGCCAACAAACAGTTTCAAGCACAACAGACAAACGTGCAAGGATGGAACTATTCCTTTCTGAGAAAACACAAGAAGAGATATAGCAAGAAGTGTGCCAGTGTCATGCCTGTCATGGCTAAAGTTCAAGATAATGGCAAGACTCATAATGATCTCTTCCTAATCCATGGTTCGGATAGTACACAGCCATTACCCAGTTCCTTTCTACCAGGTGTACCTGTATGTTTTGAAGTGAAAGCTGTGGAATCTGAAGAGCTTGCAGATTCACATAATGTTCCAGTGACACCAAAATCCATCACAAGGTTGAGGAAACGATCACGCATTGTTTTCTACAAACTGACCATAGTAATTGTTGCTTTCACTGTAAGCTGGATGCCTCTGCATATTTTTCACCTTGTAACTGACTTCAATGCTAATCTAATCTCTAACAGGCACTTCAAGCTGGTGTATTGCATCTGTCACCTGCTGGGTTTGCTGTCCTGTTGCTTGAATCCTGTGTTGTATGGATTCCTGAACAATGGCATCAAATCCAGTTTACAATCCTTGGTCAAATGCTTTTGGCTGTAA